The Callospermophilus lateralis isolate mCalLat2 chromosome 3, mCalLat2.hap1, whole genome shotgun sequence genome has a segment encoding these proteins:
- the Gpr65 gene encoding G-protein coupled receptor 65: protein MNSTCIEEQHDLEHYLFPTVYIFVIFVSIPANIGSLCVSFLQAKKENELGIYLFSLSLSDLLYALTLPLWIDYTWNKDNWTFSPALCKGSAFCMYMNFYSSTGFLTCIAVDRYLAVVYPLRFSFLRTRRFAFMVSLSIWVLESIFNAVILWEDETTIEYCDARQSNFTLCYDKYPLEKWQINLNLFRTCTGYAVPLVVIAICNQKVYQAVRHNQATESREKIRIIKLLVSITLTFILCFTPFHVMLLVRCILERNMNLEDKSGRQTYTMYRISVALTSLNCVADPILYCFVTETGRSDMWSILKFCTGIRNKSQRQRKCTLSMSTKDTVELEVLE, encoded by the coding sequence atgaaCAGCACGTGCATTGAAGAACAGCACGACCTGGAACACTATCTGTTTCCAACTGTTTACATATTTGTGATTTTTGTCAGCATCCCAGCCAATATCGGGTCTCTCTGTGTGTCTTTTCTGCAAGCCAAGAAGGAGAACGAGCTGGGAATTTACCTCTTCAGCTTATCGCTGTCGGATTTGCTGTACGCCTTAACTCTCCCTCTGTGGATTGATTACACTTGGAATAAAGACAACTGGACTTTCTCGCCTGCCTTGTGCAAAGGGAGTGCCTTCTGCATGTACATGAACTTCTACAGCAGTACGGGCTTCCTCACCTGCATTGCTGTTGATCGGTACTTAGCCGTGGTCTACCCTTTGAGATTCTCTTTTCTCAGGACCAGAAGATTCGCCTTCATGGTCAGTCTCTCTATCTGGGTGTTGGAATCTATCTTTAATGCTGTCATTTTGTGGGAAGATGAAACAACCATTGAATATTGTGATGCCAGACAGTCTAATTTCACCTTATGCTATGACAAATACCCTCTGGAGAAGTGGCAGATCAACCTCAACCTGTTCAGGACCTGCACGGGCTACGCAGTACCCTTGGTCGTCATCGCGATTTGCAACCAGAAAGTCTATCAAGCTGTCAGGCACAATCAAGCCACAGAAAGTCGTGAAAAGATAAGGATCATTAAACTGCTGGTTAGCATCACCCTGACTTTCATCCTCTGTTTCACTCCCTTTCATGTGATGCTGCTGGTCCGCTGCATCTTAGAGCGCAACATGAATTTGGAGGACAAGTCTGGGAGGCAGACATACACCATGTACAGAATCTCTGTGGCCCTGACGAGTCTCAACTGTGTGGCGGACCCGATTCTGTACTGCTTTGTAACCGAAACAGGGAGATCGGACATGTGGAGCATACTGAAATTCTGTACTGGGATCCGCAATAAATCCCAAAGGCAAAGGAAATGCACACTTTCCATGTCTACAAAAGACACTGTAGAGCTAGAGGTCCTGGAATAG